From one Flavobacterium sp. N502536 genomic stretch:
- a CDS encoding serine hydrolase domain-containing protein, translating to MKTFLKSFIVLFLMGCSGLSAQSLETKMDQLIALKFKHENPGAVFLAVKKGKVVYRKAFGMANLEMGIQMQPEFVFEIGSMTKQFTAVAVLMLAEQGKLKLDDEITKFIPDYPTNGNTITLHHLLTHTSGIKDFTSMKAIKDIARRDLSPKELVDFFKNEPADFKPGEQYKYCNSGYVLLGYIIEIVSGQTYEAFVTQHIFKKTGMENTYYASHDKIIKNRVSGYRDREEYVNANYISFSIPYASGSILSTVDDLLNWQYAINANTLLNPSSTKKAFVNYTLNNGTNIDYGYGWHLEKVKDKIVREHGGSIFGFKSMGVYEPEEQIYVVGLSNCECNSPTSITKDIASLLMD from the coding sequence ATGAAAACCTTCTTAAAATCGTTTATTGTTTTATTTCTAATGGGCTGTTCGGGACTGTCGGCTCAGAGTTTGGAAACCAAAATGGATCAATTAATTGCCTTAAAGTTTAAACATGAAAATCCCGGAGCTGTTTTTCTGGCGGTTAAAAAAGGGAAAGTAGTGTATCGAAAAGCTTTTGGAATGGCCAATTTAGAAATGGGCATTCAAATGCAGCCTGAATTTGTTTTTGAAATTGGATCGATGACGAAGCAATTTACGGCTGTTGCTGTTTTGATGCTGGCAGAACAGGGAAAGCTTAAACTTGATGACGAAATCACGAAGTTTATTCCCGATTATCCAACCAATGGAAATACCATTACCCTGCATCATTTGCTAACACATACTTCCGGAATTAAAGATTTTACAAGTATGAAGGCCATAAAAGATATTGCCAGACGGGATTTGTCTCCAAAAGAACTGGTCGATTTTTTCAAGAATGAACCCGCTGATTTTAAACCCGGTGAGCAATACAAATATTGTAATTCAGGATATGTGCTTTTGGGGTATATTATTGAAATAGTATCCGGACAAACTTATGAAGCGTTTGTAACACAGCATATTTTTAAGAAAACCGGAATGGAAAATACGTATTATGCAAGCCATGATAAAATTATTAAAAACAGGGTTTCCGGTTATCGCGACCGCGAGGAGTATGTAAATGCGAATTATATCAGTTTTTCTATTCCATATGCTTCCGGTTCGATACTATCAACGGTTGATGATTTGCTGAACTGGCAATATGCAATAAATGCGAATACCTTATTAAATCCTTCTTCTACAAAGAAAGCATTTGTAAATTACACGTTAAACAATGGGACAAATATTGATTATGGGTACGGCTGGCATTTAGAAAAAGTAAAAGATAAAATCGTTCGGGAACATGGGGGAAGCATCTTTGGCTTTAAATCAATGGGGGTTTATGAGCCGGAAGAACAAATTTATGTAGTGGGTTTAAGCAATTGTGAGTGTAATTCTCCAACTTCTATTACGAAAGATATAGCCTCGCTTTTAATGGACTAA
- a CDS encoding dihydrofolate reductase family protein has translation MRKIILDLAVTLDGFIEGPNGETDWCIMDDDMEFDVFLSSIDTIFYGRVSYDMWGNYQPDENASPDEKSLWKEVHSKNKYVFSSQNKKEESVTFINSDLLNKVNDLKKQSGKDIWLYGGSGLIKTFIELNLIDRYRISVHPVALGSGKPLFEDLKKRIELKLITTNTFKSGVVQLIYEPIQF, from the coding sequence ATGAGAAAAATAATTTTAGATCTGGCAGTCACTTTAGATGGTTTTATTGAAGGTCCTAATGGAGAAACCGATTGGTGTATTATGGACGATGATATGGAATTTGATGTTTTTTTATCCAGTATAGACACCATTTTTTATGGCAGAGTTAGTTATGATATGTGGGGAAACTATCAACCCGATGAAAATGCAAGTCCTGACGAAAAATCACTTTGGAAAGAAGTACACTCCAAAAACAAATATGTTTTTTCCAGTCAGAATAAAAAAGAAGAGTCTGTTACTTTCATCAATTCTGACCTCTTAAATAAAGTAAATGACCTTAAGAAACAATCCGGAAAAGACATCTGGTTGTACGGTGGGTCGGGTCTTATCAAAACATTCATCGAATTAAACCTTATTGACCGATACCGAATATCAGTTCATCCAGTAGCTTTAGGAAGTGGCAAACCGCTATTTGAGGACTTAAAAAAACGAATCGAATTGAAGCTAATTACAACTAATACTTTTAAATCCGGGGTAGTACAACTTATTTATGAACCGATTCAATTTTAA
- the purT gene encoding formate-dependent phosphoribosylglycinamide formyltransferase, translated as MKILLLGSGELGKEFVIAAQRIGQTVIAVDNYENAPAMQVAHGFEVINMLDGEALDRIVAKHQPDFIVPEIEAIRTERFYEYEKQGITVVPSAKAANFTMNRKAIRDLASKELGLKTAKYQYATSAEELQKAVQEVGIPCVVKPLMSSSGKGQSTIKTADDIEKAWQYAVAGSRGDVIEVIVEAFVDFHSEITLLTITQNNNPTLFCAPIGHRQERGDYQESWQPAKVSEADLYEAQDMAEKITEALGGAGLFGVEFFLTSDGVYFSELSPRPHDTGMVTLAGTQNFNEFELHLRAILSLPIFEITLEKAGASAVILASQDSVNPTFTGIEQVAALPKTDFRIFGKPTSRPYRRMGVVLSSDTLATPIDEITERAKTTSKLITVNP; from the coding sequence ATGAAAATACTACTCTTAGGTTCGGGTGAGTTAGGCAAAGAATTTGTCATTGCCGCACAACGAATCGGACAAACCGTAATTGCTGTAGATAATTACGAAAACGCTCCAGCCATGCAAGTAGCACACGGTTTTGAGGTCATAAACATGCTCGACGGCGAAGCACTGGATCGGATAGTAGCCAAACACCAACCGGACTTTATCGTTCCCGAAATAGAAGCCATCCGAACAGAACGTTTTTACGAGTACGAAAAACAAGGCATTACCGTTGTTCCATCTGCAAAAGCAGCCAACTTTACCATGAATCGTAAAGCGATTCGCGATCTGGCTTCAAAAGAACTAGGCCTAAAAACAGCTAAATACCAATATGCTACATCAGCAGAAGAACTACAAAAAGCCGTTCAGGAAGTTGGAATTCCGTGTGTAGTCAAACCATTAATGTCATCTTCGGGAAAAGGACAATCAACTATAAAAACAGCTGATGATATCGAGAAAGCCTGGCAATATGCCGTTGCTGGCTCGCGTGGCGATGTAATTGAAGTTATTGTAGAAGCATTTGTTGATTTCCACTCAGAAATTACTCTTTTAACGATTACTCAAAATAACAATCCAACCCTGTTTTGCGCACCAATCGGACACCGTCAGGAGCGTGGCGATTACCAGGAAAGCTGGCAGCCGGCAAAAGTTTCTGAAGCCGATTTGTATGAAGCGCAGGACATGGCCGAAAAAATTACCGAAGCACTGGGAGGTGCAGGGCTTTTTGGTGTCGAATTTTTCCTAACCAGCGATGGAGTTTATTTCTCAGAACTTTCTCCTCGCCCGCACGATACCGGAATGGTCACTTTAGCCGGAACACAAAATTTCAACGAATTCGAATTGCACCTGAGAGCTATTCTAAGCCTGCCAATTTTCGAAATCACTCTTGAAAAAGCCGGTGCAAGTGCTGTTATTCTAGCTTCACAGGATTCTGTAAATCCAACTTTTACCGGAATCGAACAAGTAGCCGCTTTACCCAAAACCGATTTCAGGATTTTTGGAAAACCCACTTCAAGACCTTACCGTCGAATGGGCGTTGTTTTAAGTTCTGATACCCTTGCAACACCAATCGACGAAATTACAGAACGCGCCAAAACAACTTCAAAACTAATAACCGTAAACCCTTAA
- a CDS encoding pyridoxal phosphate-dependent aminotransferase: MNHILSDRINNLATSQTLAMAALARELKAQGKDIISLSLGEPDFNTPDFIKEAVKKAVDENYSTYSPVEGYLELREAICKKFKRDNGLEYKPSQIVVSTGAKQSLYNIAQVMLNDGDEVILPAPYWVSYFEIVKLSGGVPVEVPTSVDTDFKITPAQLEAAITPKTKMMWFSSPCNPSGSVYSREELTALAKVLEKHPNIYVVADEIYEHINFSGTFCSIGSIPGMLEKTITVNGVAKAFAMTGYRIGYIGAPEFIAKACVKIQGQVTSGANSVAQRATITAVEADPSVLNHMVKAFHTRRDLVVGLLKEIPGVKINVPEGAFYVFPDVSSFFGKTLRGTEIKDANDLSMYLLGEANVATVTGDAFGNPNCIRFSYATSDDILKEALRRIKEALTA; the protein is encoded by the coding sequence ATGAATCATATTCTTTCAGACAGAATCAACAACTTAGCGACATCACAAACCTTAGCAATGGCTGCTTTAGCGCGTGAATTAAAAGCACAGGGAAAAGACATTATCAGTTTAAGTTTAGGGGAACCGGACTTTAATACACCAGATTTTATTAAAGAAGCCGTTAAAAAAGCAGTAGACGAAAACTATAGTACTTATTCTCCGGTAGAGGGTTATTTAGAATTGAGAGAAGCAATCTGCAAAAAATTCAAAAGAGATAACGGATTGGAGTACAAACCATCTCAAATCGTGGTTTCTACAGGAGCAAAACAATCTTTATACAATATTGCACAAGTAATGTTAAACGATGGTGACGAGGTTATTTTACCAGCACCATACTGGGTTTCTTACTTCGAAATCGTAAAACTTTCAGGTGGAGTACCTGTTGAAGTTCCTACTTCTGTAGATACTGATTTTAAAATTACACCAGCACAATTAGAAGCTGCCATCACACCAAAAACAAAAATGATGTGGTTCAGTTCTCCTTGTAATCCATCTGGATCTGTATACAGCCGCGAAGAGTTAACAGCTCTTGCAAAAGTCTTGGAAAAACACCCAAACATATACGTAGTTGCTGACGAAATTTACGAACACATCAATTTCTCAGGAACTTTCTGCAGCATCGGTTCTATCCCGGGAATGTTAGAAAAAACAATTACTGTAAACGGAGTTGCAAAAGCCTTCGCTATGACAGGATACAGAATTGGTTACATCGGAGCTCCTGAATTCATCGCAAAAGCGTGTGTAAAAATTCAGGGACAAGTAACTTCTGGAGCAAATTCGGTAGCACAACGTGCAACAATTACAGCAGTAGAAGCGGATCCAAGTGTATTGAACCACATGGTTAAGGCTTTCCATACCCGCAGAGACTTAGTAGTAGGATTGTTAAAAGAAATCCCAGGCGTAAAAATCAACGTTCCGGAAGGAGCTTTTTATGTTTTCCCTGACGTTTCTTCTTTCTTCGGAAAAACTCTAAGAGGAACTGAAATTAAAGATGCAAACGATCTTTCGATGTATCTTTTAGGAGAAGCTAACGTAGCAACTGTAACCGGTGATGCTTTTGGAAACCCAAATTGTATCCGTTTCTCTTATGCTACAAGCGACGATATCTTAAAAGAAGCCTTACGCAGAATCAAAGAAGCTTTGACTGCATAA
- a CDS encoding nuclear transport factor 2 family protein, which yields MKNTIYTIILLLTIGVFVTSCTVTKKITITESKPYTPVSKELFDTIVKMDGVVFDAANKGDLEKLKTLFAEDLEFFHDTGGLDNYTKTMENFQRIFTNYGYTRRVLVEGSIEVYPIKDYGAIQTGLHKFCRLENGELINCGTYKFTHIWKNTPTGWKITRVISYGH from the coding sequence ATGAAAAACACAATTTATACAATCATATTACTGCTCACAATAGGAGTGTTCGTAACATCCTGTACCGTAACTAAAAAAATAACCATAACCGAATCAAAACCCTATACACCCGTATCTAAAGAGCTATTTGATACCATTGTAAAAATGGACGGAGTCGTTTTTGACGCAGCTAACAAAGGTGATTTAGAAAAATTAAAAACTTTATTCGCAGAAGACCTTGAATTCTTTCATGATACAGGAGGGCTGGACAACTATACAAAAACAATGGAAAACTTCCAGCGAATTTTTACCAATTATGGATATACGAGAAGAGTTCTGGTAGAAGGAAGTATTGAAGTTTACCCCATTAAAGATTATGGAGCCATACAAACCGGATTGCATAAATTCTGCCGACTTGAAAATGGAGAACTCATCAACTGTGGCACCTATAAATTTACTCATATCTGGAAAAACACCCCTACAGGCTGGAAAATCACCAGAGTCATTAGTTATGGGCATTAA
- a CDS encoding peptidase U32 family protein, producing MKKKIEILAPARDLIGGMAAINSGADAVYIGAPQFGARSNANNSIEDVAALVQYAHLFNAQVFVVMNTILYDNELETCRSMIWELYDIGVDALIIQDMAIMEMDLPPIVLHASTQANNRDADKIKFLKDAGIKRVVLARELNLHQIKTIYDEADVELEFFVTGALCVSFSGNCYMSVANGERSANRGSCAQNCRLPYNLIDGNGETLIRNSHLLSIKDLDISDQIPNLIEAGIVSFKIEGRLKDVVYVKNNVSYLRQKLDSYLEGAGSDKYTKASSGKCTYTFDSSLSRTFNRGYTDYFVNERHSSIGSWESPKSKGQYIGKLIRTVGNAYEIENGELLNNGDGLCFINENNEADGIYVNKAENGKIYPNVLKEVKDGTFIYRNNDAAFIKIVEREDSAVRKLSTTLLLTETATGFELIATDEDGNVSVVNLEHSKEQTKTGESIEENIKTQLAKTGFTPYTADEINIMFSQNWFLPISKINEMRRTVYDQLTEIRLKNYKREEHQLVKTSHPYPETKLDFMYNVSNKTARKFYERHGVTEIEKAFELQWDPGKSRVMTTKYCIKYELKKCPIHQKDIAGVKVKEPLVLKQGELEYKLKFNCKPCEMEIWEKDAEFEIEEDHFH from the coding sequence ATGAAGAAGAAGATTGAAATATTAGCTCCTGCCAGGGATTTAATTGGGGGAATGGCAGCCATAAATAGTGGTGCTGATGCTGTTTATATTGGTGCACCACAATTTGGAGCACGCTCGAATGCCAACAATTCTATCGAAGATGTAGCTGCATTGGTACAATATGCACACCTCTTTAATGCACAGGTTTTTGTGGTTATGAATACCATTTTGTACGATAACGAACTGGAAACTTGCCGTTCAATGATCTGGGAATTATACGATATTGGTGTTGATGCCCTGATCATTCAGGACATGGCGATTATGGAAATGGACTTGCCTCCTATCGTACTTCACGCCAGTACACAAGCCAATAACCGTGATGCCGATAAAATAAAATTCCTTAAAGATGCCGGAATCAAACGTGTGGTTTTAGCCCGCGAATTAAATTTGCATCAAATTAAAACCATTTACGACGAAGCTGATGTTGAATTAGAATTTTTCGTAACCGGAGCTTTATGTGTTTCTTTCAGTGGAAATTGTTATATGAGTGTGGCCAATGGAGAACGCAGTGCCAATCGTGGTTCCTGCGCACAAAACTGCCGCTTACCGTATAACTTAATAGACGGAAACGGAGAAACTTTGATCCGAAACAGTCACTTGCTTTCGATCAAGGATTTAGATATTTCAGACCAGATTCCGAATTTAATTGAGGCCGGAATTGTTTCTTTTAAAATTGAAGGAAGATTAAAAGATGTTGTTTATGTTAAAAACAATGTTTCTTATTTACGACAAAAATTAGACAGCTACTTAGAAGGCGCAGGAAGTGATAAATACACCAAAGCTTCTTCGGGAAAATGTACTTATACTTTTGACTCTTCTTTAAGCAGAACTTTCAACCGTGGTTATACAGATTATTTTGTAAACGAAAGACACAGCTCTATTGGTTCTTGGGAAAGCCCAAAATCAAAAGGTCAATATATTGGTAAATTAATCAGAACTGTTGGAAACGCTTACGAAATTGAAAACGGTGAATTACTAAACAACGGTGACGGACTTTGTTTCATCAATGAAAACAATGAAGCCGACGGAATCTACGTAAACAAAGCCGAAAACGGCAAAATATATCCAAACGTTTTAAAAGAAGTAAAAGACGGAACTTTTATTTACCGTAACAACGATGCCGCTTTCATCAAAATTGTAGAAAGAGAAGACAGTGCTGTACGAAAACTGAGTACTACTTTATTGCTTACCGAAACAGCAACTGGCTTTGAATTAATCGCAACCGACGAAGACGGAAATGTGAGTGTTGTAAATTTAGAACATTCTAAAGAGCAAACTAAAACGGGTGAATCTATCGAAGAAAACATCAAAACACAATTAGCAAAAACAGGTTTTACGCCTTACACTGCTGATGAAATCAATATTATGTTCTCTCAAAACTGGTTCCTTCCTATTTCAAAAATCAATGAAATGCGAAGAACTGTTTACGATCAGCTGACTGAAATTCGTTTGAAAAACTACAAACGCGAAGAACACCAATTAGTTAAAACATCACACCCTTATCCGGAAACTAAATTGGATTTCATGTACAATGTTTCCAACAAAACGGCCCGTAAATTCTACGAGCGTCATGGTGTTACCGAAATTGAGAAAGCATTTGAATTACAATGGGATCCGGGAAAATCACGTGTGATGACCACTAAATATTGCATCAAATACGAATTAAAAAAATGTCCGATACACCAAAAAGATATAGCAGGTGTTAAGGTAAAAGAACCCCTGGTTTTAAAACAAGGTGAATTAGAGTACAAACTAAAATTCAACTGCAAACCTTGTGAAATGGAAATCTGGGAAAAAGATGCAGAATTTGAAATAGAGGAAGATCATTTTCATTAG
- a CDS encoding DUF6370 family protein: MKNALFTLFLLIGITAQAQDKKANEKPLTVETACGECQFGMKGKSCDLAVRIDGKTYFVDGTTIDEHGDAHAEDGFCNAVRKASVIGKVEDNRFKVSSFTLIKEK; the protein is encoded by the coding sequence ATGAAAAACGCATTATTTACACTCTTCCTGCTTATAGGAATTACTGCTCAGGCTCAGGATAAAAAAGCAAACGAAAAACCCCTAACTGTAGAAACAGCCTGTGGCGAATGCCAATTTGGAATGAAAGGCAAAAGCTGTGATTTAGCGGTTCGCATTGACGGAAAAACTTATTTTGTAGACGGAACAACAATTGACGAACATGGCGATGCCCATGCCGAAGATGGTTTCTGTAATGCGGTTCGTAAAGCCTCAGTAATTGGAAAAGTAGAAGACAACCGTTTTAAAGTAAGCTCATTTACCCTGATAAAAGAAAAATAA